Below is a window of Tsuneonella deserti DNA.
TCGGTCTGCCCGCGCGCCCAGAACGCGACCGCGGGAATCCCGAAGCAGAGCTTTTCGAAGATGGTCAGGGGAACGAGCCGTTGATAGCGCATGGGATCTCCGGCGATGATCCAGAACAGCCCCTGGAACACCAGTGCCAGGCCAACGAAGCCGATTTGGGTCAGCTTGTGAGGATCGGGCAGCGGAATGAGATAGGCGGGCACCAGCACGGCCACGCCGTAGACCGCGGCGAGGCGATACACGCGATTGGCGAAACGAAGGTCAGGCGGCAAGGCTCACCCGTCCCCCGGCGTGGCGAACGAGACGCCCGGCAATCTCCAGCTCCAGCAGGGCGAGCTGGACGGCCGCGGCGGCCTCTCCGGACTGGCGGATCAATTCGTCCACCGCGACCGGAGCGGTGGTAAGGAGTGCGGAGACGTCTGCAGGCTCGGCATCGGCAAGCTCGTCATCACCGAAAATGTAGGCAGGCGCCGCTTCCCGGAACGTGGATCGCGGCGTACCGTCGAATCCGCTCAGCAGTTCGATCACGTCTTCCGGCGCCTGGACGAGGACCGCGCCGTCGCGGATGAGCTGGTTGCACCCCGTCGCGCGCCCGTCGAGCGGGCTTCCGGGAATGGCCATGACCTCCCGCCCTGCCTCGGCAGCGAGGCGAGCGGTGATCAGCGAGCCCGACTTTGGCGCCGCCTCGACAACAAGTGTGCCGCTCGCCGGCCCCGCGATGATGCGATTGCGGCTGGGAAAATGACGTCCACGCGGCTCGGTGCCCGGCATCTGTTCGGCGATCAGCAGCCCGCGGCTGGCGACTTCCTCCTGCAGCTCCGCGTGTTCGGGCGGGTAAGTCACGTCGATACCGCTGGCGATTACACCGATGGTCGCCGGCAGAGCGCCGCGATGGGCGGCGCCGTCGATCCCGCGGGCAAGGCCGGAGACGACGGTGAATCCCGCCTGCGACAGCGCGGAAGCGAAGTCTCTCGCAAGCTTGATTGCCGCGGCCGAGGCATTTCGAGCGCCAACCATCGCGACGCAGGGCCGGCTGGCGAGCGAGAGATCACCGCGCCACGTGAGTATCGGCGGCGCACTGTCCAGCTCCGCCAGCAAGGCGGGGTAATCCGGCTGGTCGTGGAACAGGTATCTGGCCTTCGCCCGGCGCACCTGCGAGATTTCCTCTGCAATCCCCTCGGGAGATGCGGCACGATACGGTGCCCCGCCCCGCTGCGCGAGATCGGGCAACGCCTTGATGGCAGCTTCGGCGGTGCCGAACCGCCGCAGCAACTGCCGGTAGCTGACCGGGCCGATGTTGGGCGAGCGCAGAAGCCGGATGCGCGCGAAAGCTTCCTCCTGCGAAAGGCTCATTTAGGACTGCCGACCCGGGGCTCCTCACCGCGCATCAGGCGGGAGATATTGGAACGGTGCAGCCAGATCACGATTGCTGCGATCGCGACCAGAGGCGGAAGGTACTCGCCGTATCCCAGTGCAGCGGCGGCAATGACCGCAGCGATCACTGCTGTCATTCCCGCGACCGAGCTGATCCGCACTAAAGCGAGCACCCCGAGCCAGACGAGCGCATAGGCAAGGCCGATCGGCCATGCGAGGCCAAATGCGACGCCCGCATTGGTCGCAACTCCCTTGCCGCCCTTGAACCCGATCCAGACCGGAAAACAGTGCCCGATGACGACGGCGACGGCCGCCAGCGCCTCGGCATGCGGCCAGAGAAACTTGGCTAGGATCACCGCGCCAAGGCCCTTGGCAAGATCAAGCAACAGTGTCGCGGCTGCCAAGCCCTTTTTCCCGGTGCGCAACACGTTGGTCGCACCCGTCGCTCCGCTCCCGATCTCGCGAACGTCTCCCAGGCCCGCGGCGCGGGTGAGAAGCAGCCCAAAGGGTATCGAGCCCAGCAGGTATCCGGTGATCGCTGCGAGCAGCCAGTCCATTTCGCCCTCTCCTCGCGCCGCGCTTGTCGAACCGACCGCCAACGCTCTAAGCGCGTCGCTAGATGAAAGCATGGTGCTTCGACAAGCGCACTAGGGGGCGTTCTGACTGATTTGCCGAAGGCCGAGGCGCCGATCCTGCTGTTCGATTCCGGCGTCGGCGGCCTGACCGTGCTGGCCGAGCTGCGCAAGGCTTTGCCCGAAGCGCCCGTCATCTACGCTGCTGACAGCGCGGGCCTTCCCTATGGCAGCAAGACGGAAGCGGAAATTGCGGCGCGCGTGGCTGGCTTGCTGGGCGTGTTGACCGAGCGGTACCGGCCACGCCTTGCGACCATCGCCTGCAACACGGCCAGCACTATCGCGCTCGGCATGGTGCGCGACGTGCTCCACATCCCTATCGTCGGTACGGTACCCGCCATCAAGCCGGCCTCGCTGGTCACGAAGACCGGCGTCATCGGCTTGCTCGGTACCGAAGCGACCATCCGCCAGGCGTATGTGGACAGGCTCGAAGCAGAGTTCGCCAGCGACAAGCGCATCCTGAGGTTTGCCGCACCAGGTCTCGTGGCTGCGGCAGAGGCCAAGCTACGAGGACAGCCTGTCGACCAGACCGCGATCGCTGACACGGTGAAAGGATTGCGCGCGATGCCAGGCGGTGAGAGCATCGATGTCGTGGTCCTCGCCTGCACGCACTTTCCTCTGCTCATCGCCGAACTGGCAGAGGCGCTGGGCCCAGGGACACGCTTCGTTGACGGAGCCGGGGGCATCGCCCGGCGCATCGTCCATCTCACGCAAGACCAGGCTTTCACGAGGACCCGGGAAGATTTCGCGGTGACCACGGGACCGGTCGGGGAGTTTACGGAACTTGCGCCCGCCTTAAAGACGTTCGGGCTGGAACGGGTGGAGAAGATCTGATGCCAGCGGCGGGTGACCGTGTCGCGGTGGTGCGGGAAAGCCTCGAAGAGTTGGCCCAGGAGCGCGGCGATATCACCGCCGAAGTTCTCGATCGCTATTATGCCGCGCAGCCCGATGCGCGTGCCTCGTTCGCGCGACACGGCCTCGGCGATGTCGCCGGGCTCGAAGCGCGAATGGTTTCAGAATCGATCTATCTCTTGCTCCGCTGGGTGGAGGAGCCCTCGGCAGCCAGGATCGACCAGGCGACCACGATCGTGCATCACAACGATACTCTCGATATCGGCCCGCGTCGGTACATGGGGCTCATCGACGCGGTGATCGACATCCTGCTCGAGGCTTCGGAAGACAAGGCCGAGCAACATGCGATGTGGCAGGCGATCCGGGCCGAAATCGCCTTTTTCATCGATAGCCTGCGCTCCGAGTTCCTGCACACCATCGACGCACAGCCACTGATTTGCCCAGAGTGATCCGGCTCTTGCGGAGGGCAACTCCGGAAAGAACACAGTGGCATTTTGTGGACCGGAAGAGTAGGTGACGGGCGATTGCCGGACGGACCCGGCGCGACCGCGAGTGCCTGCGTGAACTACGACCAGATTTTCGACCAGGCGATAGACCGGCTCCACGAAGAGGGCCGCTACCGCGTTTTCATCGACATCCTGCGGAACAAGGGCGCCTTTCCCAACGCCCGTTGTTTTGCCGGGCACAACGGCCCCAAGCCCATTACCGTGTGGTGCTCGAACGATTATCTCGCGATGGGTCAGCACCCCAAGGTGATCGCCGCGATGGAAGAAGCGTTGCATGACGTGGGCGCCGGTTCGGGCGGCACGCGCAATATCGGCGGCAATTCGCATTACCACATCGAACTGGAAGCCGAGCTGGCCGACCTGCACGGGAAGGAAGCGGCGCTCCTGTTCACCAGCGGCTATGTTTCGAACGACGCGACATTGTCGACGCTGGCGAAACTATTGCCTGGCTGCGTGATCTTCTCGGACGAACTCAATCACGCCAGCATGATCGCGGGCATCCGCAACTCGGGGTGTGAGAAGCGCGTGTTCCGGCACAATGACCTCGAGCATCTCGAGGAACTGCTGGCCGCCGAACATCCCGACGTACCCAAGCTGATCGCGTTCGAAAGCGTGTATTCGATGGACGGCGACATCGCGCCGATCCATGCCATCTGCGACCTCGCCGAAAAGTACAACGCTCTGACCTATATCGACGAGGTCCATGCGGTTGGCATGTACGGGAAGCGGGGCGGCGGTATTTCGGAGCGCGACGCGGCGGCTCACCGCATCGACATCATCGAAGGAACGCTTGGCAAGGCTTTCGGCGTGATGGGCGGCTACATCTCGGCGGATCGCAAGATCGTGGACTGCATCCGCTCGTATGCTCCAGGTTTTATCTTCACCACCTCGCTCTCGCCTGTCCTGGCCGCCGGGGTTCTCGCAGCTGTGCGCCACCTCAAGGAATCGAGTGTCGAGCGTGAGGGGCAGCAGGCCGCTGCAGCGCGCTTGAAAACGATGCTGAGCGAAGCGGGAATTCCGGTCATGGATACGGTCACCCACATCGTGCCAGTGATGATCGGCGACCCCGTGCGCGCCAAGAAGATCAGTGACATCCTGCTCGCCGAATACGGAATCTACGTTCAGCCAATCAATTTTCCGACTGTGCCGCGCGGGACCGAGCGCCTTCGCTTCACCCCGGGGCCTTCGCATGACGAAACGATGATGCGCACGCTGACAGACGCGTTGGTGGAAATCTGGGACCGCCTCGACTTGCAACTCGCAGAAGCTGCCTGATTACACTGCCCGGAAGGCATGATCTCGGCATAATCGCGCCGTGATCGGCGAGTTTCTCCAGAACCGCTCCGGAAGGGTGATAGCACTCGGGCGAGTGCTGATGGCCGTCCTGTTCTTCGCGGCCCTCTGGTTTGATCCCGCTCAACCGGCTCGTGCGAGCGCTCTGGGATACGGGCTGCTGGGCGGCTATCTGGCCCTGGCGCTGGTACTGTTGGCCGTCGCACTGAGGAGCTGGTGGTGGGACCATCGCCTCGCCTGGCCGGTGCTGGGAATCGACGTCGTCGCCTTCCTGTGGGCCGTCTTCTTCACCGAAAGCCTGAACGACGATTTCACCAGCCCATTCCTCGCCTTTTTCACGTTCTTGATGCTGGCGGTAACAATCCGCTGGGACTGGCGAATGACGGCGGCGACTGGCGTCGTGGTGACTGTGCTCTACTTCGTCGTCGGGCTTGGCCTGACAGCAAACGAATTGGACATCAATCTGCTGCGCTTCGGACGGCGCGTCGCCTATATGTTCGTGCTGTCGCTACTGCTTATCTGGTTCGGATTGCAGCGGCGCGAGCAACAAATCGGCGCGTTTTCGGAGACGTCCGCGCCAGCCGAAAGCCTGCCGGTACCACTCGAGGGCGCGCTTCATTACGCAATCGAGCAGACCGGGGCGCGGGCAGGCGCGATCGCATGGAGCAATGGCGAAGAGCCCTCGATAGAGCTTCGAACCGCGGGACTGCACTCATCAGCCCGCCGCCTGGCTCCGGGCGACCTATCGGAGGACCGCGCGTTCGGCGCGAAAGTAAGGCTGTTCTCCGCCGACCGGCAGCGAAGCCTGAAAGCGAGCTCGGGCAGCCGGCCAGAGGCCAGCGGGAAGCGAGTCAGCGAACCCCTCGCCGATCTGCTTGGAGTCGGCGAGGCCTTGGCAGTTCCCTTCAGCGGCGGCGCCGGACGTGGCGAGATACTGCTCGTGGGGATCAATGGCGTTGGTGCCGATCATGTAGTGATCGGGCAGCTTGTCGCGCGCGAGGTTCGCGCGGCACTCGACCGCCACGCGACTCTCGTTCTTTCCCACGAAAGCGCCCTTGCCCGCACCCGCTATGCCCTTGCTCGGGACCTTCACGACAACGTCGCGCAATCGCTCGCCGGTGCGGCACTGCGGCTTGAAGGATTACGAACCTCGATCCGAGCCGGCAACGATCCGGACGCGGAAATCGTTGAACTCAAAGCGGCGCTCCGGGCAGAGCAAAAGCAGGTGCGCGAGTTGATCGACCGGCTTCGTTACGGTGAACCCGAACTCGATACGGCGGAATTGAGCGCGAGCGTCTTACCATTAGTGAATGAGCTGTCGCGAGCCTGGAACGTGGCCATCGCGCTCGACTGCCCGCACCCTCTAGCTGGGCCGGCGGAGCTGCGCCACGAGATCGCCAGCATCCTGCGCGAAGCGGTCGCCAACGCCGTGCGTCACGGCGAAGCGCGAAAAATGACAGTCGCATTTCGGCGCGCGGATAATAAACTCCGGCTGACGATCAGCGATGATGGCACAGGATTCCCCTCAGGGGCCGGACGAGATGCGCCGCGATCGATCCGGGAGCGCGTCTCGCGTCAGGGCGGGTTCCTTGCTCTGGATACTGAACGCGCAGGCACAAAGCTGGAAATCCAGCTGCCGATGGGAGACGAAGCGTGATCTCGGTACTTCTTGCGGACGACCACCCCTTCATGCGGGCCGGAGTCGAGGCGGTGCTTCGCGGTTCGCGGTACGACATCGTCGAAACGGTGAGCGACGGGGAAGCCGCGCTTGAGGCGGTCGCGCGTCGCGATCCGGACATCTGCATCTTCGACATCCGCATGCCCAAGCTCGATGGCGTGGGTGTTCTGGAAGCGATGCGCTCACGCGGTGACGAGCGTCCCGTCGTAATCCTGACAGCCGAATTGACCGACCGCGCGCTCTATACGGCCGTAAAAGCCGGAGTTAACGGCATCGTGCTGAAGAACGGCGCGGAGGATTCACTGATCGAATGCCTGGACGAAGTAGTGAGTGGCGGCAGGGCGATCCCGGCGGAACTGCTGACGCGCGCGCTCGACCTGGCGATGAGCGGAGGTACTCGCGAACCTCTGGCCGTGCTGGCCCCCCGCGAGCGGCAAATCGCCGAGTTGGTTGCCCAAGGGCTGCGCAACCGCGACATCGCCGAACGTCTCGGTATGACGGAGGGGACGGTTAAAGTTTATCTCCACGGGATCTACCAGAAGATGGACGTCGAAAACCGCACGTCGCTGGCCCTGATCGCCCGGGAGGCCTCGAAAGTGAGTTAGGACCTGGGGTCGTTCAAGCCCCGGAAGATCCGCATCCTGGCCACAGCCGCAAGATCGCCGCCAAGTTGGATCAGGCGCTTCACGCGGGTAGCGGCGGATAATGAGCCGCGGGCCAGTCTTAGGCTGCCGTAAACCATTCGAAGCGTAGAAATCATGCCGGTTGACCAACCGCGAAGCGCGGACGCAGTGGACGAGAATGGCAGTTCGAAATTTCTGGAAAAGCGCGGCCGGGGCGGGTGACGATCTCACCAGCGATGGGCTGCGTCATGCCATTCTCGACGATTTCGAACAGACCGGGCTTGCGTGGATTTGGGCCTCGGATGCCAGTGGCTGCCTGAATTATCTATCCCGCGGCGCAGCGGAGGCGATCGGGGTTCCACTCGCCTCGCTGTTGGGCAAGCCCGTTGCCGAGCTATTCGAGACAGATCCCGATGGTCCGGATGACCGATCGGCAAGGCCATTGGGGTTCCAGCTCAAGGCGCACAACCGGGTCTCGGACGTGACCGTCCGTTGCGCGCTGCCGGAAGCGCATACAGGACGACCGGTATGGCTATCGCTGTCGGGGCAGCCGAAAACGGACTCCCGCGGGAAGTTTCATGGCTACCGCGGATGGGCTACCGACATCTCGGTCGAATACCAGCGCAAGATCGCGGATTCGCGGATGGCAGAGTTCGATTCTCTCACCGGCCTTTACAACCGTGATCGCATGAGCCGCCGGCTCGACGGCATGCTGGCCGCATTCAAGGCCGCGAAGCGCACTTGCGCCCTGATGATGCTCGACCTCGACCGGTTCAAGCAGGTCAACGACACCATGGGTCACCAGGCCGGCGACAACCTTCTTCAACAGGTGGCGGAGCGGCTGAAAAGCATCATCGGGGACCGCGGCGAAATCGGTCGTCTGGGCGGGGACGAGTTCCAGGTCATCATTCCCGATGTGGACGACCGCGGAAAGCTCGGCGAGCTGGCCGAAAAAGTCATCCAGATCATCTCCCAGCCTTATCCGATCGAGGACAAGCGCGCGATCATCGGCACGTCGGTCGGCATCGCCATCGCCCCCTATGACGGGCTCGAAACCGAAGAACTGGTCCGCGCGTCCGACCTTGCACTTTATTCGGCCAAGAACGGCGGCCGGGGCCAGTTCCGTTTCTATTCGGCCGACCTCAAGGACGAGGAGCAGGAGCGACAGCTTCTGCTTGATGACCTGCGCGAAGCGTTGGCCGCCGAACAGCTCGAGCTGCACTATCAGCCTGTCGTGCGCATAAAGGACAACCTGGTGGTCGGCATGGAAGCGCTGATGCGCTGGGAGCATGCGGAGCGCGGCTGGGTCAGTCCCGGACTGTTCATTCCGGTCGCAGAGGACTCCAGCCTAATCGGGCCACTGGGCGACTGGGCGCTACACCGCGCCTGTCGGGACGCGATGGAGTGGCCCGACACGGTGCGGGTCGCGGTCAACGTGTCCGCCCGCCAGTTCACCGCCAATGGATTCGTCGACATCGTCTCCGATGCCCTGCAGGCCAGCGGGCTGGACCCGGACCGGCTCGAGCTCGAGCTGACGGAAAGCGTGTTCATGGGCGATAGCGAGGCGACCGACGAGACCTTTCGGGCGCTCAAGAAAATCGGCGTGCGCCTGGCGCTCGATGACTTCGGCACCGGCTATTCCTCTCTCAGCTATCTGAGGTCCGCGCCCTTCGACAAGCTCAAGGTGGACAAGAGCTTCGTCGATTCGTGCACCCAGGCAGACCAGAACAGCGCGAAGATCATCACCGCAATCATCGGCCTGTCGAAAGCGTTGGGGATGGAAACCACCGTGGAAGGCGTCGAGGCGTTCGACCAGCTCGAGGTGGTCAAGGCCCGCGGAGCGGAACTCGTTCAGGGCTGGATCTACGCCAAGGCGATGCCGCAGAGCGCCATCCTGCAGCACATCGAATCCGGGGTTTTCAGGATCGAGCCCAGTGGACCCGAGAAGCACCGGCCCGACCGCCGTTCGATGTTCCGCAGGATCGGCATCATTCACGGCGACCACCGCTACGACGCCGTCATCCGCGATCTCAGCAAGACCGGTGCGTTCATCGAGGGTCTCGTCGGCGTTCCCGACGGGACGGCGATGGTGCTCGACCTCGGTCAGGGACAGCTGGTTGTTTCGCGGGTCACCCGGTCGGAAGGAGCGCAGTTCGCCGTTGAGTTCGAGACTTCGTTGGTCAGCGACGGCGCCGGCGGCCTGTGCACCCGTCACCGGGTGAGCCCCTATGCGCTGGCCGCCGCAAGTATGCCGCTCGCCAGTTTGCCGCAGGGCGCATCGCCAGTCGGCCTCGCAGCAAATCCGGCCAGCCCACCGATGTTCATGCAGGTGCAGGTCGGCAGCGGCGGCTGAGGCTTTACTCGCGCCGGCGAGCGGCTAAATCGGTTGCCATGAGCAATGCATCTCCACCCAGTT
It encodes the following:
- a CDS encoding putative bifunctional diguanylate cyclase/phosphodiesterase, with protein sequence MAVRNFWKSAAGAGDDLTSDGLRHAILDDFEQTGLAWIWASDASGCLNYLSRGAAEAIGVPLASLLGKPVAELFETDPDGPDDRSARPLGFQLKAHNRVSDVTVRCALPEAHTGRPVWLSLSGQPKTDSRGKFHGYRGWATDISVEYQRKIADSRMAEFDSLTGLYNRDRMSRRLDGMLAAFKAAKRTCALMMLDLDRFKQVNDTMGHQAGDNLLQQVAERLKSIIGDRGEIGRLGGDEFQVIIPDVDDRGKLGELAEKVIQIISQPYPIEDKRAIIGTSVGIAIAPYDGLETEELVRASDLALYSAKNGGRGQFRFYSADLKDEEQERQLLLDDLREALAAEQLELHYQPVVRIKDNLVVGMEALMRWEHAERGWVSPGLFIPVAEDSSLIGPLGDWALHRACRDAMEWPDTVRVAVNVSARQFTANGFVDIVSDALQASGLDPDRLELELTESVFMGDSEATDETFRALKKIGVRLALDDFGTGYSSLSYLRSAPFDKLKVDKSFVDSCTQADQNSAKIITAIIGLSKALGMETTVEGVEAFDQLEVVKARGAELVQGWIYAKAMPQSAILQHIESGVFRIEPSGPEKHRPDRRSMFRRIGIIHGDHRYDAVIRDLSKTGAFIEGLVGVPDGTAMVLDLGQGQLVVSRVTRSEGAQFAVEFETSLVSDGAGGLCTRHRVSPYALAAASMPLASLPQGASPVGLAANPASPPMFMQVQVGSGG
- a CDS encoding sensor histidine kinase → MIGEFLQNRSGRVIALGRVLMAVLFFAALWFDPAQPARASALGYGLLGGYLALALVLLAVALRSWWWDHRLAWPVLGIDVVAFLWAVFFTESLNDDFTSPFLAFFTFLMLAVTIRWDWRMTAATGVVVTVLYFVVGLGLTANELDINLLRFGRRVAYMFVLSLLLIWFGLQRREQQIGAFSETSAPAESLPVPLEGALHYAIEQTGARAGAIAWSNGEEPSIELRTAGLHSSARRLAPGDLSEDRAFGAKVRLFSADRQRSLKASSGSRPEASGKRVSEPLADLLGVGEALAVPFSGGAGRGEILLVGINGVGADHVVIGQLVAREVRAALDRHATLVLSHESALARTRYALARDLHDNVAQSLAGAALRLEGLRTSIRAGNDPDAEIVELKAALRAEQKQVRELIDRLRYGEPELDTAELSASVLPLVNELSRAWNVAIALDCPHPLAGPAELRHEIASILREAVANAVRHGEARKMTVAFRRADNKLRLTISDDGTGFPSGAGRDAPRSIRERVSRQGGFLALDTERAGTKLEIQLPMGDEA
- the dprA gene encoding DNA-processing protein DprA, encoding MSLSQEEAFARIRLLRSPNIGPVSYRQLLRRFGTAEAAIKALPDLAQRGGAPYRAASPEGIAEEISQVRRAKARYLFHDQPDYPALLAELDSAPPILTWRGDLSLASRPCVAMVGARNASAAAIKLARDFASALSQAGFTVVSGLARGIDGAAHRGALPATIGVIASGIDVTYPPEHAELQEEVASRGLLIAEQMPGTEPRGRHFPSRNRIIAGPASGTLVVEAAPKSGSLITARLAAEAGREVMAIPGSPLDGRATGCNQLIRDGAVLVQAPEDVIELLSGFDGTPRSTFREAAPAYIFGDDELADAEPADVSALLTTAPVAVDELIRQSGEAAAAVQLALLELEIAGRLVRHAGGRVSLAA
- the plsY gene encoding glycerol-3-phosphate 1-O-acyltransferase PlsY, producing MDWLLAAITGYLLGSIPFGLLLTRAAGLGDVREIGSGATGATNVLRTGKKGLAAATLLLDLAKGLGAVILAKFLWPHAEALAAVAVVIGHCFPVWIGFKGGKGVATNAGVAFGLAWPIGLAYALVWLGVLALVRISSVAGMTAVIAAVIAAAALGYGEYLPPLVAIAAIVIWLHRSNISRLMRGEEPRVGSPK
- a CDS encoding response regulator, whose translation is MISVLLADDHPFMRAGVEAVLRGSRYDIVETVSDGEAALEAVARRDPDICIFDIRMPKLDGVGVLEAMRSRGDERPVVILTAELTDRALYTAVKAGVNGIVLKNGAEDSLIECLDEVVSGGRAIPAELLTRALDLAMSGGTREPLAVLAPRERQIAELVAQGLRNRDIAERLGMTEGTVKVYLHGIYQKMDVENRTSLALIAREASKVS
- the murI gene encoding glutamate racemase, giving the protein MPKAEAPILLFDSGVGGLTVLAELRKALPEAPVIYAADSAGLPYGSKTEAEIAARVAGLLGVLTERYRPRLATIACNTASTIALGMVRDVLHIPIVGTVPAIKPASLVTKTGVIGLLGTEATIRQAYVDRLEAEFASDKRILRFAAPGLVAAAEAKLRGQPVDQTAIADTVKGLRAMPGGESIDVVVLACTHFPLLIAELAEALGPGTRFVDGAGGIARRIVHLTQDQAFTRTREDFAVTTGPVGEFTELAPALKTFGLERVEKI
- the hemA gene encoding 5-aminolevulinate synthase, which gives rise to MNYDQIFDQAIDRLHEEGRYRVFIDILRNKGAFPNARCFAGHNGPKPITVWCSNDYLAMGQHPKVIAAMEEALHDVGAGSGGTRNIGGNSHYHIELEAELADLHGKEAALLFTSGYVSNDATLSTLAKLLPGCVIFSDELNHASMIAGIRNSGCEKRVFRHNDLEHLEELLAAEHPDVPKLIAFESVYSMDGDIAPIHAICDLAEKYNALTYIDEVHAVGMYGKRGGGISERDAAAHRIDIIEGTLGKAFGVMGGYISADRKIVDCIRSYAPGFIFTTSLSPVLAAGVLAAVRHLKESSVEREGQQAAAARLKTMLSEAGIPVMDTVTHIVPVMIGDPVRAKKISDILLAEYGIYVQPINFPTVPRGTERLRFTPGPSHDETMMRTLTDALVEIWDRLDLQLAEAA